In one Ignavibacteriota bacterium genomic region, the following are encoded:
- a CDS encoding polysaccharide biosynthesis protein — protein sequence MFEQKTLLITGGTGSFGNAVMDRFMNTGIGEIRIFSRDEKKQDDMRKKYNDSRLKFYLGDVRTYNSIERALEGVDFIFHAAALKQVPSSEFFPMEAANTNVLGTENVLNASIKMGVKKVICLSTDKAVYPINAMGISKALMEKLYVAKSRLTDKTIFIGTRYGNVMASRGSVIPLFIDQIKAGRPLTVTNPDMTRYMMSLENAVELVLFAFENGNSGDLFVQKAPACTIKELALILLEIFEAKNEIQIIGTRHGEKLYESLLTDEECLVAEDLGDYYRVRPDDRDLNYSKYFSEGTHRKSDLLTYNSHNAKRLNHTELKKMLLDLHFIKEHLNHLYE from the coding sequence ATGTTTGAACAAAAAACGCTGCTTATTACTGGCGGTACCGGTTCATTCGGCAACGCAGTAATGGATCGATTTATGAATACAGGAATAGGTGAAATCAGAATTTTCAGCCGTGATGAGAAAAAACAGGATGATATGCGAAAAAAATATAACGATTCAAGATTAAAATTTTATTTAGGAGATGTTCGTACATATAACTCTATTGAAAGGGCTTTGGAGGGGGTAGATTTTATATTCCATGCCGCGGCGTTAAAACAAGTCCCTTCAAGTGAGTTTTTCCCGATGGAAGCTGCCAATACTAACGTACTGGGAACAGAAAATGTTTTAAATGCATCAATAAAAATGGGTGTAAAAAAGGTTATTTGTCTTAGCACAGATAAAGCTGTTTACCCGATTAACGCTATGGGTATTTCTAAAGCACTAATGGAAAAGCTTTATGTTGCCAAGTCTAGATTAACTGATAAAACAATTTTTATCGGAACTAGATATGGTAATGTAATGGCTTCCAGAGGTTCAGTAATCCCTCTATTTATTGATCAGATTAAAGCGGGAAGGCCACTAACTGTTACAAATCCAGATATGACTAGATATATGATGTCGTTAGAAAATGCTGTTGAATTAGTTTTATTTGCATTTGAGAATGGAAATTCAGGAGATTTATTTGTTCAAAAAGCACCCGCATGTACAATAAAAGAATTAGCATTAATACTTTTAGAAATTTTTGAAGCTAAAAATGAAATCCAAATTATTGGGACAAGGCACGGAGAAAAACTTTATGAATCATTATTAACAGATGAAGAATGTTTAGTTGCAGAAGACCTTGGCGATTATTATCGAGTTAGACCTGATGATCGAGATTTAAATTATAGTAAATATTTTTCTGAAGGTACACACAGAAAAAGTGATTTATTAACATATAATTCTCATAATGCAAAAAGATTAAATCATACTGAATTAAAAAAAATGCTGTTAGATTTGCATTTTATTAAGGAACATTTAAATCATTTATATGAATAA
- a CDS encoding sugar nucleotide-binding protein yields MKNIKKILLLGTDTMLGHVIYLYFKRIKNYRILDYYLNENFSGIGNKIDIASPKKIENLLSGFKETIIINTLSILIEESNNKFDKAIYINSYLPNYIATLLKDTDNKLITISTDCVFSGKKGDYLEESLSDAKDNYGKTKAFGEINNAKDLTIRTSKLALVLKINQKN; encoded by the coding sequence ATGAAAAATATAAAAAAAATATTATTACTTGGTACAGATACAATGTTAGGTCATGTTATTTATCTTTATTTCAAGAGAATAAAAAATTATAGAATTCTTGATTATTATCTCAATGAAAATTTTAGTGGTATTGGAAATAAAATAGATATAGCATCACCAAAAAAAATAGAGAATTTATTAAGTGGATTTAAAGAGACGATCATAATTAATACACTAAGTATTTTAATAGAAGAGTCAAATAATAAATTTGACAAAGCTATCTATATAAATTCTTATTTACCTAATTATATTGCTACTTTACTAAAAGATACAGATAACAAACTAATTACAATCAGCACTGATTGTGTATTTTCTGGAAAAAAGGGTGATTATTTAGAAGAATCGTTATCAGATGCAAAAGACAATTATGGTAAAACAAAAGCATTCGGTGAAATTAACAATGCCAAGGATTTAACAATTCGTACCTCAAAATTGGCCCTTGTACTCAAAATCAATCAGAAGAATTAA